A stretch of the Pangasianodon hypophthalmus isolate fPanHyp1 chromosome 28, fPanHyp1.pri, whole genome shotgun sequence genome encodes the following:
- the LOC117596304 gene encoding uncharacterized protein LOC117596304: METSRVALIALVCVVFSSQKRISGAEVEMRVRRGGDVTLYSDCVWKSGLDVVWFKHCSYRDHPALIISAADLMRDAFPRYSSVQNKTNNTHNLLIKNVTESDMGLYYCAVIEKKLTSTKKFRYGNRSTQLSLLGLTLHFISSTAGVQPDQGRNDKIQIQRSDMDEGEEVCYASLDVKKLKKENSQRDQHSDFSTYSEVRMRAAEEE; this comes from the exons ATGGAGACATCAAGAGTCGCTCTCATCGCTCTCGTGT GTGTTGTGTTCTCCAGTCAGAAGAGGATCTCTGGAGCAGAAGTGGAGATGAGAGTCAGACGAGGAGGAGACGTCACTCTCTACTCCGACTGTGTTTGGAAAAGTGGATTAGATGTTGTATGGTTCAAACACTGCTCATATAGAGATCATCCTGCTCTCATTATATCTGCTGCAGATTTGATGCGTGATGCTTTTCCACGATACTCGTCTGTGCAGAATAAgaccaataacacacacaatctgCTGATTAAGAATGTCACAGAATCAGATATGGGCCTGTACTACTGCGCTGTAATTGAGAAAAAGCTTACAAGTACCAAGAAGTTTCGTTATGGAAACAGATCCACTCAACTTTCTCTACTTG GTCTCACACTGCACTTCATTTCATCCACAGCAGGAGTCCAACCTGATCAGGGAAGAAATGACAAAATACAGATTCAAAGGAGTGACAtg GATGAAGGAGAAGAGGTTTGTTACGCGTCACTGGACGTCAAGAAGCTGAAGAAGGAAAATAGTCAGAGAGATCAGCACTCTGATTTCAGCACGTATTCAGAGGTCAGAATGAGAGCAGCTGAGGaggagtga